agcgggtcgcagttttacgaatggcttttcgggcccgaaaagttttcggaacgttcgagaaacgggcccttgAGCAGGcacacttcgaaaattttcgccctctTCGCGTGCTCAGTAGGGAAAACTCGtgctcgtactccaatctgaaggtccctaataacTGGCTTGTTGTTATTTCTCATGGTGGCTGATGCCATATGTGTCCTGCCTGACTTTGCGAATGTCGCGAAGCACAACGTAAAAAAAATCACGGCATAAGGCTCAGTTGGCGTCCGAATGGTAGCTGCCATATATGCTAAACCTACACTAAAATAGGCTTAGTTGGAGATAAGTTATCAATCAATTTTCGGTATTCTCTAAATTTAGAAAGAAGGTCTCTCCAAATAGTGACCACTTAGACTGGGCCAGATGACCTCAACGCTTTTGATTGGTTCCGGATCATGCAAACTGTACTTGAGATTGCCATCATTTCCATGAACTAACGAGGCGAGCTACAGCTAGAAAATCAAACTAATAAGCCTCACTCCATTACAGATCGAGGCTTATGAACTTATGACAATAGTGAATATAATATAATGGTTATTCTATCATACATTCTGGTTTACAGCCCGCACTTGCAAAGAAATCGCACTTAAATTCCCTACGGCGCCAAGTGGCATGTATTGGCTGAATCCACGTCCCGCGGTGCGCAATTCACGACCGTTCCTCGCTTATTGTGAAATGAAAGCCTTCGGCGGAGGATGGACCATGTGTTACACGACCGATGAGAGAGCGAGGCCTCGGACTGAAGTTAGATTTAATAGTAACTTAATGTATGGAACCGACGGGTACAGGTCAAACTGCAACAACATTCCAGTGAGTACCAGCGGTTTGTGTATCACTCCGTATAATTTTCTGTTCAAGGTTTAGCCAACCTCGTTCCGAGAAAGTAGTGGTTGGTCCCGAGCGGATCCCGAGTAAGATAGCACCGACTGAGTATATCCCCAGTGACTGTGGACATACTGCTATCACAAATGTCTTGTCCACAGCTGAAGTGTATCTTTAATTTTGTCGGAAACGTGATTTGGCTTGAGACTTCAACCAATTCTTGTTTTTCAGTAATGCGATAGGcggccatgtttttttttttaacaagacaTGAGGAGCTTATAAGCCTTACGTAGTTTTGGCATCCCCGCAGTCAGTTTAGGGCAAAAAATGTTCCCTTAACCCCACTGTGACGAGGAGAACTAAGTTGAAAAGGTGTTTTAATCCAGGCTCCAGTTGATCAAAAGGTGAACAGCGCTATACAGTGGATAACTCTAAAGGTTTTGGTATATTTACCAACTAGATAACACTAttcatcctttgaacaactgagcccaGTGTACAGCTTGACACGAATAGTTAAATCCCAACGACAGCCAAAGTGAACGTGAAAAATAGCAGACATTAAGTGACAGGTGCAATCTTTGGAAATGTCAGAAAATTTTCGCGCTAGATCTAGAATACACCAATTGCAGGATTACGTAACAACCTCTCGTGTCTCCTTCAAGCCTCGCTTTCAATTAGTTATCTCAGTGCTGAGCTTCAACAGAAAATAAGAAGGTActgacattgttttcattgcattTTTAGTTTACAGAAATCATGTTTGTTGACCATACAACTGACCACAAAGCCTTCTTCACGCGAGTCTCGGCTAACCTGCCGCCTCTAAAGACTTTGCCCAATTATAATAAAATTGCCAGTACTTATGGATTGTGGAGAGGTCAAGGAACAGTAAGCAGCTCGTTCGCTGGAAAATATCAGCTGCTGATCTGTGATCATCCATTCTTCAGGGGCTTCATGGTCTCCGGTATCGCCAAAGTAAACGGGTGCTATAAGCGTTGTAACAGCTGGTGCGGTGATAAAACATTTCCTTACTTCCGAACTTCGTCTACCAATCGCCAGTACCTCGGAGTGGCATTCAACGTCAATGGCCACGCTCCAAACCGGGTTGGAAACAAACTTATGAGCGTTGGACTGCGCTAAGGGATCGCCCTTTCCACTCCATTCCTCGGTTTCGATATAAATGAACTTCGTGTCTTTTTCGTGTGTTTGAATTGGCACTGCCAAAAAAATAACAGCTGATTCGAAAGGATGCTTCACTCATTTTCTAACGTAGAATTCTTGGatgttttctctttgtttcgtCCTTTGAGCTTTTTTCCCCTTTATTTGTTTGGTTGCTTTTAGTAGTTAGAGAACACGTGTATATTGTAGTGACGTCATTATCCCGACCTAGTCCTCGCCACTGgtgttttttttccccaaagCGAAAGGAATTACATCTGAGTACGGCTTCAAAAACGAAATAACAACCATTTTGAAGTTTGTAAATTGCTTAGAATTTAGTACAAACGTATGTTTTGTCGTGATTTGTAATAGCTGACGTATGATTTGTAGTAAACTTGTCGTGATATCGATTTATAATAACACAGCAATCGTGAATTTAACAAAGAAGCTGTCGCGGTCGTAAATTGTAATAACATTTTACCTCTGCACTAAAAAATAAATTGGAACGGGAGAAATACCCGCGCTCTCAGTTGCGCAGCCACAACCTGAAATCACGAAAATtaaagcggttttcaaatgacgttaGAAAAACCAAAGTACCAAAGTAATACTCCTTCCAATCACAACATTAACAAACAGCGCAATGAACTAATCATTCACATGCAGTTCCCAGTAAAATGCCTGTAAGTTGCTGAGtgcctcccaggggttttagggaacaagggaac
This genomic stretch from Acropora muricata isolate sample 2 chromosome 5, ASM3666990v1, whole genome shotgun sequence harbors:
- the LOC136917518 gene encoding uncharacterized protein, with the protein product MSPMISIFLLFLTSASTHSAKLDVGAGIPIGGEFGSMEDVVVKETNRSCSEANKGLLRLDGGRLQYCNGKNWIQVTGHDIVENSQQNPARTCKEIALKFPTAPSGMYWLNPRPAVRNSRPFLAYCEMKAFGGGWTMCYTTDERARPRTEVRFNSNLMYGTDGYRSNCNNIPFTEIMFVDHTTDHKAFFTRVSANLPPLKTLPNYNKIASTYGLWRGQGTVSSSFAGKYQLLICDHPFFRGFMVSGIAKVNGCYKRCNSWCGDKTFPYFRTSSTNRQYLGVAFNVNGHAPNRVGNKLMSVGLR